A genomic segment from Modestobacter roseus encodes:
- a CDS encoding helix-turn-helix domain-containing protein: MAGQDFGAAVRQLREGTDPGAVGLPVGGRRVPGLRREELGELAGMSADYVRRLEQGRSHPSAGVVRAIARALRASRADYERLCALAGYAAADGAVPTDLGPGATRLLERFADTPMIVTDAAMNVVAVNSGFLALEHWDLPGERWDWNVAWRIFCHPFAAFQQSDADATAHEVIQVAQLRAALLRYPGDAALAGMVDEMRARSRRFDALWRAPRPVVAYESSARFVQSDGDSLTLAGNLIAIPGDDLAAVMLTAAPGSRDAARLGEVLGAVEGPAVIRVGQSGPG; encoded by the coding sequence GTGGCAGGTCAGGACTTCGGTGCGGCCGTGCGCCAGCTGCGGGAGGGCACGGACCCGGGGGCGGTCGGGTTGCCGGTGGGCGGGCGGCGGGTGCCCGGGTTGCGGCGGGAGGAGCTGGGTGAGCTCGCGGGGATGTCCGCGGACTACGTGCGCCGGCTGGAGCAGGGGCGCAGTCATCCTTCGGCGGGTGTGGTGCGGGCGATCGCCCGGGCCCTGCGGGCGAGCCGGGCGGACTACGAGCGGCTCTGCGCGCTGGCGGGGTACGCGGCCGCGGACGGGGCGGTGCCGACCGACCTCGGGCCGGGGGCGACGCGGTTGCTGGAGCGGTTCGCCGACACCCCGATGATCGTCACGGATGCGGCGATGAACGTGGTCGCGGTCAACAGCGGGTTCCTGGCCTTGGAGCACTGGGACCTGCCCGGGGAGCGGTGGGACTGGAACGTGGCCTGGCGGATCTTCTGCCACCCGTTCGCTGCCTTCCAGCAGTCCGACGCGGACGCGACCGCGCACGAGGTGATCCAGGTGGCCCAGTTGAGGGCCGCGTTGCTGCGGTACCCCGGTGATGCCGCGCTGGCGGGCATGGTGGATGAGATGCGGGCCCGGAGCCGGCGGTTCGACGCGCTGTGGCGGGCGCCGCGTCCGGTGGTGGCGTACGAGAGCAGTGCGAGGTTCGTCCAGTCCGACGGGGACTCCCTCACGCTGGCCGGGAACCTGATCGCGATCCCCGGTGATGACCTGGCGGCGGTGATGCTGACCGCGGCGCCGGGGTCGCGGGATGCGGCCCGGCTGGGGGAGGTCCTCGGCGCGGTGGAGGGGCCGGCGGTGATCAGGGTGGGCCAGTCCGGCCCAGGCTGA